Within the Nitrospirota bacterium genome, the region TAGGCAAGTTTTTTCTTACCCCAGTTCTCGGTAGTAAGATATTCTCCGCCCTGTTTTATAATGCCTTCTAATTTGGTTACGGTCTTTGTGACATCATCGTCACTAATGGATGGTTTGACGATAAAAATTGATTCGTACGTATTCATTCTTCAGCTCCTTTTGGGTTAACAGCCCTATTAATAACGAATATAGAGCAAGGAGAAATGGTATGCAGAGTGGTCTAAGCTACTCCTGACATTCCCCTCCCTTTATTTAAACTTGCACTATATCCTCTTGGTGGTTTTCTCATCTCAATTACCTTTGGAGGGCATTTGTCTGCACAAATAGTACATCCAATGCACAACACAGGGTCAACAACATGCAAGGTCTTTGATTCACCTGAAATAGCATCAACCGGACAGACCTTCTTGCAGATCAGACAGCCGATACAATCGTCATGTACATAAGCAACATCTCTGACTGGGATTAAATCAGTAATAACATTTGTCGGACATACAGGTACACACAATCCGCAGTTTGTACACTTATTATAATCTATGCGTGCAAGGAAACTGTCTATTGTAATTGCATCATACGGACAGACCTTCTCGCACTTGTTGCAAGCTATACATCCTACTGTACATACCTTTTTGGTGTCCGACCCTTTATCAAGGGAACGGCAGTATATATGAACATCTTTATTCTCAGGGACAAGCTCTATAAGATTTTTGGGACATGGTGGAATACACAATCCACACCCTGTACATTTTTCATCTATTACCACTGGAAGGCCGTCTTCACTCATGTACATAGCCTGAAAAGGACAAGCCCTGACACAGCTTGCAAGGCCAAGACAACCATGCACACAGCTTTTTGAACCACCCGAAATTAATACGGCTGCATTACAATCCTGTATCCCGTGATATTCGGATTTATCTGTTGCCTCAGACTTTCCGCCAAGACAATAGACCCGTGCAATCATCTTCTCAGGCATCTCAGGTGCAGACATTCCCATAACCGCCGCAACCTTCGCGGCTGTAGATGCCCCGCCCGCTGTACATCCTGAGACAGGCGCTGTACCGCTTGCTACTGCCGTTGCAAATCCCATACACCCGGGATAACCGCATGCCCCGCAGTTTGCATGAGGTAATGCACTGTCTATGTCTGCAATCTTAGGATCAATCTCTACAGCAAACTTCTTCGCTGCAATGCCGAGTCCTACGCTTGCCAATATCCCCATTGCCCCCATTGTGACGACCGCTGCTATCATTAGTCTTTGTCTCCTAATTTCTAATTTCTAACTTCTTGCTTCTGACTTCTTACTTCTGCTTCTTGCTATAACCCCATCCCCACCCTAACCCTCCCCTTGAAGGGGAGGGAATAGTCGGCAACTGCTACCTATTATAATACAGCCTATCTTCTTCCTTCAACACTTTTCTTTTCTACTTCACCAGCCCTGCAAATCCAAGGAAGGCAAGTGACATAAGACCGGCTGTTATAAGCCCGATTGGTGTTCCCTGAAAAATCTTTGGAACCCTGCCGAACGCCATCTGCTCTCTTATACCGGCCATCAGAAGTAACGCTACAGTAAATCCTACTGAGGCCCCTACTGCAAAAAACAGCATAGGAAAGAACTCCATCTCTACCTGAACAACCAGCAATGCAACTGCGAGCACTGCGCAGTTTGTAG harbors:
- a CDS encoding RnfABCDGE type electron transport complex subunit B: MIAAVVTMGAMGILASVGLGIAAKKFAVEIDPKIADIDSALPHANCGACGYPGCMGFATAVASGTAPVSGCTAGGASTAAKVAAVMGMSAPEMPEKMIARVYCLGGKSEATDKSEYHGIQDCNAAVLISGGSKSCVHGCLGLASCVRACPFQAMYMSEDGLPVVIDEKCTGCGLCIPPCPKNLIELVPENKDVHIYCRSLDKGSDTKKVCTVGCIACNKCEKVCPYDAITIDSFLARIDYNKCTNCGLCVPVCPTNVITDLIPVRDVAYVHDDCIGCLICKKVCPVDAISGESKTLHVVDPVLCIGCTICADKCPPKVIEMRKPPRGYSASLNKGRGMSGVA